The following are encoded in a window of Penicillium oxalicum strain HP7-1 chromosome II, whole genome shotgun sequence genomic DNA:
- a CDS encoding NAD(P)H-dependent FMN reductase LOT6, giving the protein MPPKHIAIVTCSTRSPRLNPTITHYVHDVLVNDPALPTQHVKASSPTNPPSTDTDPRHITFSILDLAKQSLPLYDESVIPARLPAHDPTPHYTRPHTRAWSATVQSYDAFIFVTPQYNWSVPASLKNALDYLFHEWTGKPAGMVSYGSRGGSKATDHLRGILTGLKMRVVNTAPALAIKYTGLPIGTASEEEVRVDLDERDVEGWKQAGVEGMMRNLGMELVCELDRE; this is encoded by the coding sequence ATGCCGCCCAAACACATCGCCATCGTAACCTGCAGCACGCGCTCTCCGCGCCTCAATCCAACCATCACCCATTACGTCCATGACGTCCTCGTCAACGATCCAGCCTTACCCACACAACATGTCAAGGCCTCTTCACCCACGAATCCACCCTCCACCGACACCGATCCGCGACACATCACCTTCTCCATTCTCGACCTCGCCAAGCAATCCCTCCCACTCTACGACGAATCCGTCATTCCCGCCCGTCTCCCCGCACACGATCCGACCCCCCACTACACCAGACCCCACACTCGCGCATGGTCAGCCACCGTCCAGAGCTACGATGCCTTCATTTTCGTGACGCCCCAGTATAACTGGAGCGTTCCGGCCAGTCTCAAGAACGCACTGGATTATCTGTTCCATGAGTGGACCGGAAAGCCGGCGGGGATGGTCTCGTACGGGTCTCGGGGCGGTAGCAAGGCGACTGATCATCTGCGTGGAATTCTGACCGGGTTGAAAATGAGAGTGGTGAATACGGCGCCGGCGCTGGCGATCAAGTACACGGGGCTGCCGATTGGGACGGCAtcggaggaagaggtgagGGTCGACTTGGATGAACGGGATGTGGAAGGGTGGAAGCAGGCGGGGGTGGAAGGGATGATGAGGAATTTGGGGATGGAGTTGGTGTGTGAATTGGATAGAGAGTGA
- a CDS encoding GPI mannosyltransferase 3, translated as MPSMVSAASASSPSPRRLASQPPLHSPAANILLFLVAFRLLNALAVRTFFQPDEFFQSLEPAWQIAFGKDQGAWLTWEWHNQLRSSLHPLFFAAIYKAADVLATTFRLSAATRADLLIAAPKSAQAVIAAIGDFYTWKMATRVYGCDSRGAWTTLFATVLNPWQWFCSTRTLSNCVETTVTIVALDQWPWQWSTGARIVRSRTNKAGDKGATDSSRSLLSSLRRCLCLAALACILRPTNILIWLTLATVAWLRSGWSQRTALLREIFFCGSIILGASTIADRLFYGFWTFPPLRFLYFNIAQSLAVFYGRNDWHYYLSQGYPLLLTTLLPFALVGLFRTLNTRTFSAADHLQTAIRLQLATICLVMPLVLSLISHKEVRFIYPLLPALHILAAPPLVQFFYPAVYSRSSSASTPQRLVLIFLILANLVIGLYTSLYHGSGVINVLTYLRGQHEAHGVSAGSSTTLRPNPGITAGFLMPCHSTPWRSHLVFPSINAWALSCEPPIDQTPAKKAIYRDEADQFYDDPSHFLREKMKGGLRYTPSRPSYQAGYHSAIDTKAGETWTHEWPDYLVFFQHLEPTMHTLLRASSYAECWRTYNTAWHDDWRRRGDVVVWCLDPVEQDAWRVQKHNHAQAARDRHFDQIIHVFQRDARRQQQQGLKALVPSSSSFSFLWSSQTPRFSTFPAWRRAVQSYFSPRPSWRQSLQSLFAPRQVSVWPWNRRSRSFWERFWTPKPGMWGLTPSSLLDWFRRRQESESQDDREMWN; from the exons ATGCCGTCAATGGTGTCCGCCGCCTCTGCCTCGTCCCCTTCCCCGCGTCGGCTCGCGTCGCAACCGCCGCTCCACTCTCCAGCAGCAAACATCTTGCTGTTTCTGGTGGCATTCCGATTGCTCAATGCGCTTGCTGTGCGCACCTTTTTTCAGCCCGATGAGTTCTTCCAGTCCTTGGAACCCGCCTGGCAGATTGCGTTTGGCAAGGACCAGGGCGCCTGGTTGACCTGG GAATGGCACAACCAACTTCGATCGTCATTACATCCGCTTTTCTTCGCGGCTATCTACAAAGCAGCAGATGTCCTTGCAACGACCTTCCGTCTGTCTGCTGCGACACGGGCAGATCTCCTGATTGCGGCACCCAAGTCCGCACAGGCGGTGATTGCGGCGATCGGCGACTTTTATacatggaagatggcgacTCGTGTTTACGGGTGCGACTCGCGGGGCGCATGGACAACG CTGTTCGCAACGGTCCTCAATCCCTGGCAATGGTTTTGCTCTACGAGAACCTTGTCCAATTGCGTCGAGACCACCGTGACGATTGTTGCGTTGGACCAGTGGCCGTGGCAATGGTCCACAGGCGCTCGAATCGTCCGCAGTCGCACAAACAAAGCAGGTGACAAAGGCGCCACCGACAGCTCTAGGTCCCTTCTATCAAG CCTGCGCCGTTGCCTATGCCTCGCAGCGCTAGCTTGCATACTCCGCCCGACCAATATCCTGATCTGGTTGACTCTGGCAACTGTTGCTTGGCTGCGCTCCGGCTGGAGTCAGCGTACAGCGCTTCTTCGggagatcttcttctgcgG ATCAATCATTCTTGGCGCGTCAACTATCGCCGATCGTCTGTTCTACGGATTCTGGACCTTCCCTCCTCTGCGCTTCTTATACTTCAATATCGCTCAATCTCTGGCAGTCTTCTACGGACGAAATGATTGGCATTACTATCTGTCGCAAGGCTATCCCCTACTACTGACCACTTTACTACCGTTTGCCCTCGTGGGTCTTTTCCGCACATTAAACACTCGCACGTTCTCAGCCGCCGATCACTTGCAGACGGCGATCCGCTTGCAATTGGCCACCATTTGCCTGGTGATGCCACTCGTGCTGTCGCTTATCTCCCACAAGGAAGTCCGCTTCATCTACCCACTATTACCTGCACTGCATATTCTTGCTGCGCCTCCACTGGTCCAGTTTTTCTATCCTGCGGTCTATTCACGGTCATCGAGTGCTTCGACTCCACAGAGGCTAGTTCTCATCTTCCTTATCCTCGCCAACTTGGTCATTGGTCTGTACACGAGTCTTTACCATGGATCGGGTGTGATTAATGTCTTGACGTACCTTCGTGGTCAACATGAAGCTCACGGTGTATCTGCCGGATCATCCACGACCCTGCGTCCCAATCCTGGAATCACCGCCGGCTTTTTGATGCCTTGCCACAGCACACCGTGGCGCTCACACCTCGTCTTTCCATCCATCAATGCCTGGGCACTGTCTTGCGAGCCACCGATCGATCAAACTCCAGCCAAAAAAGCCATCTACAGAGATGAAGCTGATCAATTCTACGACGACCCCTCCCATTTCCTCCGTGAGAAAATGAAGGGTGGACTCCGCTATACTCCTTCAAGGCCAAGCTACCAAGCCGGATATCACTCCGCCATTGACACGAAGGCTGGGGAGACCTGGACCCACGAGTGGCCCGACTacctggtcttcttccagcatcTCGAGCCTACCATGCACACTCTCCTTCGCGCCTCGTCATATGCCGAATGCTGGCGCACCTATAACACCGCCTGGCACGACGATTGGCGACGTCGCGGCGACGTCGTGGTCTGGTGCCTGGACCCAGTAGAGCAAGATGCATGGCGTGTCCAAAAACATAACCACGCACAAGCCGCCCGAGACCGACATTTCGAccaaatcatccatgtcttCCAGCGAGACGCCCGTCGTCAACAACAGCAGGGACTGAAAGCACTCGttccctcctcgtcgtccttttcatttctctgGTCCTCGCAGACGCCCCGATTCTCGACGTTCCCGGCGTGGCGCCGCGCCGTGCAGTCGTATTTCTCCCCTCGTCCCTCCTGGCGACAGTCGTTGCAGTCTCTTTTTGCACCACGTCAGGTGAGCGTATGGCCATGGAACCGGCGATCACGCTCCTTCTGGGAACGGTTCTGGACCCCCAAGCCAGGGATGTGGGGTTTGACCCCCTCATCGTTACTGGACTGGTTCAGGAGAAGACAGGAATCTGAGTCGCAGGATGATCGGGAAATGTGGAATTGA
- a CDS encoding Ornithine aminotransferase — protein sequence MAIKETNGSNGVKATNGVSAHYHAASTDAAIQAEHDFAAHNYHPLPVVFARAQGTSVWDPEGRHYLDFLSAYSAVNQGLTVDSQLAALLQRCLPSLCRVCDRYFGFDMVLPMNTGAEAAVETGIKIARKWGYKVKGIPENKALVLSAEHNFHVAAISLSSDPESRENYGPYLPPAAGPNLAAFLVEPIQGEAGIVVPDEDYLQEARALLVLPELASCSATNGAGSSLTWFLLGKAISGGMYPVSCVLGRKDVMLTIEPGTHGSTYGEEENMVERAEKLGHIFRKGLEDLKSPLIQTVRGKGLLNAIVIDESKTNGHSAWDLCMLMKTKGLLAKPTHQNIIRLAPPLVITEEEIQKALELIGEAVNELPHLNGKTEDHVIPAPEKDVKIGIEN from the exons atggccatcaAAGAGACCAACGGATCCAACGGGGTCAAGGCCACGAACGGTGTTTCTGCCCACTACCACGCAGCGTCCACGGACGCGGCCATTCAGGCCGAGCATGACTTTGCGGCTCATAACTACCACCCCTTGCCGGTAGTCTTTGCCCGGGCTCAGGGAACCTCGGTTTGGGATCCTGAGGGACGCCACTACTTGGACTTCCTGTCGGCCTACTCCGCTGTCAATCAGG GCCTCACGGTTGACTCTCAGCTCGCCGCGCTTCTACAACGATGTCTTCCCTCGCTTTGCCGAGTTTGTGACCGCTACTTCGGATTCGACATGGTGCTGCCCATGAACACTGGTGCCGAAGCTGCTGTCGAGACGGGAATCAAGATCGCCCGCAAGTGGGGATACAAGGTCAAGGGCATTCCGGAGAACAAGGCCCTCGTCTTGAGTGCCGAGCACAACTTCCATG TTGCCGCCATCTCGTTGTCCTCTGACCCGGAATCGCGCGAGAACTACGGCCCCTACCTTCCTCCG GCAGCGGGACCCAATTTGGCTGCCTTCTTGGTCGAGCCCATTCAGGGTGAGGCCGGTATTGTTGTCCCCGATGAGGACTACTTGCAGGAAGCTCGCGCTCT ACTGGTATTGCCCGAACTGGCAAGCTGCTCTGCCACGAATGGAGCGGGATCAAGCCTGACATGGTTTTTGTTGGGCAAAGCTATCTCGGGTGGCATGTATCCCGTTTCGTGTGTCCTCGGCCGCAAGGACGTCATGCTCACGATCGAGCCCGGCACCCACGGTTCCACCTACGGCG AGGAGGAGAACATGGTGGAGCGCGCCGAGAAGCTCGGTCACATCTTCCGAAAGGGTCTGGAAGACCTGAAGAGCCCCCTGATCCAAACCGTGCGTGGCAAGGGATTGCTGAACGCCATTGTCATTGACGAATCCAAGACCAACGGACACAGTGCCTGGGATCTGTGCATGTTGATGAAGACTAAGGGTCTGCTG GCCAAGCCTACTCACCAGAACATCATCCGCCTTGCCCCTCCACTGGTTATTACCGAAGAGGAGATCCAGAAGGCCTTGGAACTCATCGGTGAGGCTGTGAACGAGCTCCCTCACCTCAATGGCAAGACCGAGGACCACGTGATCCCCGCTCCGGAGAAGGACGTCAAGATCGGTATTGAGAACTAG